The Xenopus laevis strain J_2021 chromosome 7S, Xenopus_laevis_v10.1, whole genome shotgun sequence genome includes a window with the following:
- the LOC108703389 gene encoding rap1 GTPase-GDP dissociation stimulator 1, with the protein MDELSQHLKCLKLCGGEAEDEKQILQSLSGVLLALDEDIQSSSKLLIECDILPALAKILAANPTCTEKAANVLAELAKNEETRKPCIDAGLVMVLAPLLARSDEELLLQAGRAIGRICYDNSDIQEHLIKLDVITSLVRILIDYPENDPLVRVCLLALSNLADLDSAKEALSKTSITRQLVKQLKRAENHERVEIIIEVLQMLAENDALKLQLVDASVQETLCEIIQRLQDSFQPEDMCTMKSSSDLIVSLLLGDESMQTLFDNGNGIVYKNIVFWLTSRHTLLQMTGALTIANFARNDSNCVRMVQLGVVHQLLDLLEQHVENGDAAVQHAALSALRNLAIPVMNKVQMLKEGVADRIQMLLRSEMPPVQFKLLGTLRMLTDGQADTAMILGQNSMMLTRLVQWCETKDHVGVRGEANRLLASLLRYSKSQDVVKAVHRARGLKHLVSMTTSEHAIMQNEALVALAIASAINLELVEEDFKESELVCILHRILEDESVGPEVKYNSLGLLCSLLDSDVLRRDMELVNMKQTLEKMCAHSNSNVVKQANTVLQILTSSSTHSGHFFA; encoded by the exons ATGAACTAAGTCAGCACTTAAAGTGCCTTAAACTTTGTGGCGGTGAAGCGGAGGATGAAAAACAGATTCTTCAGAGTCTCAGTGGGGTCCTACTGGCTCTTGATGAAGACA TTCAGAGCTCTTCGAAATTGCTTATAGAGTGTGACATTTTACCAGCCTTAGCCAAAATCCTAGCAGCTAACCCTACTTGCACAGAAAAAGCTGCTAATGTACTTGCAGAGCTGGCAAAGAATG aggAAACAAGGAAGCCATGCATTGACGCTGGCCTAGTCATGGTCTTGGCTCCTCTTTTGGCAAGATCAGACGAGGAGTTGCTTCTGCAAGCTGGCAGAGCGATTGGCCGAATCTGCTATGACAACA GTGACATACAAGAGCACTTGATTAAACTAGATGTGATCACGTCATTGGTccgaattttaattgattatccTGAGAATGATCCACTGGTGCGTGTGTGTCTGCTCGCCTTATCCAACCTGGCTGACCTAG ACAGTGCTAAGGAGGCTTTGAGCAAAACCAGTATTACCAGGCAGCTAGTAAAGCAGCTGAAGAGAGCAGAAAATCATGAAAGAGTTGAAATTATTATTGAGGTTCTCCAAATGCTGGCAGAAAATG ATGCCCTAAAATTACAACTGGTAGATGCCTCTGTACAGGAGACATTATGTGAAATTATACAGAGATTACAGGACAGCTTTCAGCCAGAGGATATGTGCACAATGAAGTCATCTTCAGATCTTATTGTGTCCCTGCTTCTTGGTG ATGAGTCTATGCAAACACTGTTTGACAATGGAAATGGCATTGTGTACAAGAACATTGTGTTTTGGCTAACGTCACGTCACACTCTCCTTCAGATGACTGGGGCACTCACTATTGCTAACTTTGCAAGAAATG ACAGTAACTGTGTTCGTATGGTACAGCTTGGGGTGGTGCACCAGCTACTGGACCTATTGGAACAGCATGTGGAGAATGGAGATGCTGCTGTGCAACATGCTGCACTTAGTGCATTACGGAATCTCGCCATACCAG TGATGAATAAAGTACAGATGCTAAAGGAAGGAGTTGCTGATCGAATTCAGATGCTTTTGAGATCAGAAATGCCTCCAGTGCAGTTTAAACTACTGGGAACTTTGAGGATGCTGACTGATGGACAAG CTGACACAGCCATGATATTGGGGCAGAATTCCATGATGTTGACTAGACTTGTGCAGTGGTGTGAAACCAAAGATCATGTTGGGGTACGAGGAGAAGCTAACAGGCTTCTGGCATCTCTCCTCCGTTATAGCAAATCACAG GATGTAGTGAAAGCTGTTCATCGGGCTAGAGGATTGAAGCACCTGGTATCTATGACAACTAGTGAACATGCAATTATGCAGAATGAAGCCCTCGTTGCTCTGGCCATTGCATCTGCAATTAACCTAG AACTAGTAGAAGAGGACTTTAAAGAATCGGAGTTGGTATGTATCTTACACAGAATTCTGGAAGATGAATCGGTGGGTCCAGAGGTGAAGTACAATTCACTGGGTCTGCTGTGCAGCCTCCTAGACTCAG ATGTACTAAGAAGAGACATGGAATTAGTGAACATGAAACAGACTTTGGAGAAGATGTGTGCACACAGCAATAGCAACGTAGTCAAACAAGCCAATACAGTGCTGCAGATACTAACCAGCAGTAGCACACACAGTGGCCATTTCTTTGCATAG